One window of the Herbiconiux sp. L3-i23 genome contains the following:
- the ald gene encoding alanine dehydrogenase, translating to MRVGVPTETKNNENRVALTPAGAQALHRRGHEVLVQTGAGAGSNLSDDAFAAAGATIVPSADDAWGAELVLKVKEPIESEHGYLRADQVLFTYLHLAASEPLTDALQAAGTTAIAYETVQLPDRSLPLLTPMSEIAGRLAPQVGAYHLSRAHGGRGTLLGGVAGTPGARVVVIGGGVAGEHAAANALGNGAHVTVLDVSLPRLRALQARFGSALETAISTEYEIRAQLSRADLVIGSVLVPGAAAPKLVTDDMVAGMQPGSVLVDIAIDQGGCFEGSHPTTHDDPTFRVHDSVYYCVANMPGAVPQTSTRALTNATLPYAVSLADEGWAAAVRRDPALAKGLNTHAGSITNAGVAAAFGRQSVEPATVAG from the coding sequence ATGCGCGTCGGAGTCCCCACCGAGACCAAGAACAACGAGAACCGGGTCGCCCTGACGCCCGCGGGCGCCCAGGCCTTGCACCGCCGCGGACACGAGGTGCTCGTGCAGACCGGCGCGGGAGCCGGCTCCAACCTCTCCGATGACGCGTTCGCCGCGGCGGGCGCCACCATCGTGCCGAGCGCCGACGACGCGTGGGGCGCCGAACTGGTGCTCAAGGTCAAGGAGCCGATCGAGTCCGAGCACGGCTACCTCCGCGCCGATCAGGTGCTCTTCACCTACCTGCACCTCGCCGCGTCCGAGCCGCTCACCGACGCTCTGCAGGCGGCGGGAACGACGGCGATCGCATACGAGACGGTACAGCTGCCCGACCGCTCGCTGCCGCTGCTGACCCCGATGAGCGAGATCGCCGGCCGGCTCGCACCCCAGGTCGGCGCCTACCACCTGTCCCGCGCCCACGGCGGACGGGGAACGCTGCTCGGCGGCGTCGCGGGAACTCCCGGCGCCCGCGTGGTCGTGATCGGCGGCGGAGTGGCCGGCGAGCACGCAGCGGCCAACGCACTCGGCAACGGCGCCCACGTCACGGTCCTCGACGTCAGCCTTCCGCGGCTGCGCGCCCTGCAGGCACGCTTCGGCTCGGCACTCGAGACGGCCATCTCGACCGAGTACGAGATCCGCGCGCAGCTCTCCCGCGCCGACCTGGTGATCGGGTCGGTGCTCGTGCCGGGCGCCGCGGCGCCGAAGCTCGTGACGGACGACATGGTGGCGGGGATGCAGCCCGGGTCGGTGCTCGTCGACATCGCGATCGACCAGGGCGGCTGCTTCGAGGGCTCGCACCCCACCACCCACGACGACCCGACGTTCCGGGTGCACGACTCCGTCTACTACTGCGTGGCCAACATGCCGGGCGCGGTGCCGCAGACCTCGACTCGCGCTCTGACGAACGCGACCCTGCCCTACGCGGTGTCACTCGCCGACGAGGGATGGGCCGCCGCCGTCCGGCGCGATCCCGCCCTCGCGAAGGGACTCAACACCCACGCCGGATCGATCACGAACGCGGGTGTGGCCGCGGCCTTCGGACGCCAATCGGTCGAGCCCGCCACCGTCGCGGGCTGA
- a CDS encoding Lrp/AsnC family transcriptional regulator encodes MADGVESQDLRPRDGLDEVDRAILAALAADGRMSNAALAEAVGVAASTSLARVRALTARGVISGFRATIDPRAVGRDMQALISVAIRAGARANIARFAEEIRTMPEVIQVFFLGGAEDFIVHVAARDSDGIRDFVLEALSANPLVASTRTSMVFDHHFIGVRVGD; translated from the coding sequence ATGGCAGACGGCGTCGAATCGCAGGATCTTCGACCGCGCGACGGGCTCGACGAGGTCGATCGCGCCATCCTCGCGGCGCTCGCCGCAGACGGCCGCATGAGCAACGCCGCCCTCGCCGAGGCTGTCGGAGTCGCCGCGTCGACCTCGCTCGCCCGAGTTCGGGCGCTGACCGCGCGGGGTGTCATCTCGGGATTCCGGGCCACGATCGACCCGCGGGCCGTCGGGCGCGACATGCAGGCCCTCATCAGTGTCGCGATCCGCGCCGGCGCCCGCGCCAATATCGCGCGGTTCGCCGAGGAGATCCGCACGATGCCGGAGGTGATCCAGGTGTTCTTCCTCGGCGGCGCCGAGGACTTCATCGTGCACGTCGCGGCGCGCGATAGCGACGGCATCCGCGATTTCGTGCTCGAGGCGCTCTCGGCCAATCCGCTGGTGGCGTCGACGAGGACGAGCATGGTCTTCGACCACCACTTCATCGGGGTTCGTGTCGGCGACTGA
- a CDS encoding HNH endonuclease signature motif containing protein yields MSQAHDEQPQQDSPHSCSGVEFVDALTAGRIVERGLAAERYAQIDGLRLWWETNHGASWSASDDLAWRDLRAEVAASLAVHERTAESLLGYARRLVHQLPSTLSRLSSATISDRHARIVVDQSLGVPAHLVGEYERRVLEQAETLPPSRFERFAAGVAASIEPSVMVEQHREAMTSRRVYAEAAPHGMAWLHLLLDAPDALGGLAAITGHARTLHRVPGETRTLSQIEADVARDLLVDSIGVAATPSGGAPVPTPAAQRGVKAEVYAHVPVLTAMGESDEPGTLGGYGPIDAQTARELAGTASSWIRLLTDPADGAVLDFGRDTYRVPAELRRYLQVRDEVCRFVGCTRAAKYCDLDHTVPWVEDGETIAANLANFCRGHHLVKSRGRWKIDNHGDGVIRCTSPTGKVYETRPAAILPRKSGVRFVDVDDEPDPGGTDRAPSTIREVLHRKFGRDDPAPPPPSALTGDVEPEATPPTPADGSAPF; encoded by the coding sequence ATGAGTCAGGCACACGACGAGCAACCGCAGCAGGACAGCCCGCATTCATGCAGCGGTGTCGAGTTCGTCGATGCTTTGACCGCCGGGCGCATCGTCGAGCGTGGACTCGCCGCCGAGCGCTATGCGCAGATCGACGGCTTGCGGCTCTGGTGGGAGACGAACCATGGCGCGAGCTGGAGCGCCTCCGATGACCTCGCCTGGCGCGACCTGCGCGCCGAAGTCGCCGCTTCCTTGGCGGTGCATGAGCGCACCGCCGAGTCGCTGCTGGGTTACGCGCGCCGACTCGTGCACCAGCTGCCCTCGACGCTGTCCCGGCTGAGCTCCGCGACGATCTCCGACCGGCACGCCCGCATCGTCGTCGACCAGTCGCTCGGGGTGCCGGCGCACCTGGTCGGCGAGTACGAGCGGCGGGTCCTCGAGCAGGCGGAAACGCTGCCGCCGTCGCGCTTCGAGAGGTTCGCTGCCGGTGTGGCGGCGTCGATCGAGCCGTCGGTAATGGTCGAGCAGCACCGCGAAGCGATGACCTCGCGGCGCGTCTACGCCGAAGCCGCACCCCATGGAATGGCCTGGCTGCACCTGCTGCTCGACGCTCCCGACGCCCTCGGCGGCCTCGCCGCCATCACCGGACACGCGCGCACTCTGCATCGCGTGCCGGGGGAGACCCGCACCCTCTCGCAGATCGAGGCCGACGTCGCTCGAGACCTGCTCGTCGACTCCATCGGCGTGGCGGCCACGCCCTCCGGCGGCGCCCCGGTCCCGACGCCCGCGGCGCAGCGCGGCGTGAAGGCCGAGGTCTACGCTCACGTTCCCGTCCTCACCGCGATGGGTGAGAGCGACGAGCCGGGCACTCTCGGCGGCTACGGCCCTATCGATGCGCAGACCGCGCGCGAGCTCGCCGGCACCGCATCGTCGTGGATCCGGCTCCTCACCGACCCCGCCGATGGCGCCGTCCTCGACTTCGGTCGCGACACCTATCGCGTACCGGCCGAACTACGCCGCTACCTCCAGGTCCGCGACGAGGTATGCCGATTCGTTGGCTGCACCAGGGCCGCGAAGTACTGCGACCTTGACCATACGGTTCCTTGGGTCGAAGACGGTGAAACGATCGCCGCGAACCTCGCGAACTTCTGCCGTGGGCATCACCTGGTGAAGAGTCGCGGTCGGTGGAAGATCGACAACCACGGCGACGGCGTCATCCGGTGCACCTCACCCACCGGCAAGGTCTACGAGACAAGACCCGCGGCGATACTGCCGCGGAAGAGCGGCGTGCGGTTCGTCGATGTGGACGACGAGCCCGATCCAGGCGGAACAGACCGAGCGCCGTCGACCATCCGAGAGGTGCTCCACCGGAAGTTCGGTCGCGACGATCCAGCCCCTCCGCCTCCCTCGGCGCTCACCGGCGATGTCGAACCAGAAGCCACCCCGCCCACACCAGCCGACGGTTCCGCGCCGTTCTGA